A stretch of the Duncaniella dubosii genome encodes the following:
- a CDS encoding GNAT family N-acetyltransferase — protein sequence MNNDQIKVIFAEEEHTKYAEQIVTLIYESALQRGTGIARRTPEYIAQKIRGGKAVVALCDDRLIGFSYIESWEHGDYVATSGLIVDPEFRRLGLAARIKAKTFELARLRFPFAKLFSITTSLPVMKLNSQMGYKPVTFSELTDDEEFWAGCKGCVNYDILQRNNRRMCLCTGMLYDPKAKLERPRSAPPT from the coding sequence CGAAGTATGCCGAGCAGATCGTCACCCTCATCTATGAATCAGCCCTTCAGCGCGGAACGGGAATCGCCCGGCGCACACCGGAATACATCGCCCAGAAAATCCGCGGGGGAAAGGCTGTCGTCGCTCTCTGTGATGACCGTCTCATCGGCTTCAGTTACATTGAGAGCTGGGAACATGGTGATTATGTGGCCACTTCCGGCCTTATCGTGGACCCGGAATTCCGACGATTGGGGCTCGCCGCACGTATTAAAGCCAAAACATTCGAGCTTGCGCGTCTGCGTTTCCCCTTTGCCAAACTGTTCAGTATCACGACATCACTCCCGGTGATGAAGCTCAATTCCCAGATGGGCTACAAACCGGTGACTTTTTCAGAACTTACTGACGACGAGGAATTTTGGGCCGGTTGCAAGGGCTGTGTCAACTACGACATTCTCCAGCGCAACAACCGACGCATGTGCTTGTGCACAGGAATGCTCTACGACCCTAAAGCGAAACTTGAACGCCCTCGAAGCGCGCCCCCTACATGA